In Plasmodium cynomolgi strain B DNA, chromosome 2, whole genome shotgun sequence, the genomic window GAGACGCATATCTCCTCTagacatatatataccccGAACcaacatgtgtgcattttgtgcccttccttttgcatctccaattttttagGACTCATATACGATGTCATGCACCAAGAGCTACGGATACAATGCTCCATCATATGAGACAACATTCAACAGAATGTTAGCTGAGGCCGCCGAAGCTGCAGCTTCTGAGGCAGACGACGCCGCTACTAAGGAAGAGGAACTCCCCAAAAAAAGCAAGTTCGAAGAAATGATAGACAACTTTGTAGATAGTGCATGTGAACAATACGAGAAAGAAGTGAAACCAAAGTATGATGAAATCGCAACTTCCATTAGGGAAAATTACGAGAAAGATATGAAACCAAAGATAGAagaaattaagaaaaaaatcaagagGAATTACGAAGAAGGTTTAAAACCAACATTAGATGGTTTAAGAGATAAACTAAAGGAATTTGAAAAGGATCTCTCAGAATTAGGTACAAATGAGGAATCAAGTAGTAACAACATAATCGATATCGAATTAAATTTCAATGAAGGAGCTGATCTTCCAACTGTTGAGGACGTTGCTGAGGATGTACTTGATCAATTAGATGACTCTGAATGGTccgttcataaaaaatacgaaGATTTAAGAGATGAATTTGTTACCAAATTGAGAGAtatcaaaaaggaagtaaaacCAAAGATTGATGAACTTACCCAGAAATATTTGAATGAACTAGAAATGGAAATGAAACCAAAAGTTGATCAGTTAGCTTCCACCATAAAAGACatccaaaatgaaattaaaccCCAATTTgatgatattaaaaaaaagttattaaaAGATatcgaagaagaagtaaaGCCCAAAGTACAAATAATTGCTGATAAAATTTCCGATCTTGAAAAAGAAGTCCTTCCACACATGAATAAATTCgctgataaaattaaagatatCGAAAAAGATGTTCAACCCAAAATTGATGATTTAAAAGCTAAATTTAAAGATCTTGAAAAGGATGTAAAACCCAAAATTGAAGACTTCGCATCCA contains:
- a CDS encoding hypothetical protein (putative) — its product is MAALSKYNNNRGKKNIFPFAVKVFTFACVVACSFQNYENDSYTMSCTKSYGYNAPSYETTFNRMLAEAAEAAASEADDAATKEEELPKKSKFEEMIDNFVDSACEQYEKEVKPKYDEIATSIRENYEKDMKPKIEEIKKKIKRNYEEGLKPTLDGLRDKLKEFEKDLSELGTNEESSSNNIIDIELNFNEGADLPTVEDVAEDVLDQLDDSEWSVHKKYEDLRDEFVTKLRDIKKEVKPKIDELTQKYLNELEMEMKPKVDQLASTIKDIQNEIKPQFDDIKKKLLKDIEEEVKPKVQIIADKISDLEKEVLPHMNKFADKIKDIEKDVQPKIDDLKAKFKDLEKDVKPKIEDFASKLNIEIDEDVKRKIENVLNKVKNDIEVEVKQKIDNFASKVKTDIEKDVKPSVDELRKVIADKLSEIDQDYVPAFEQTLKEGFEKIRENIPLKKEDIMEVQKTIKENLKSCKESIDSMINGKLLRGFKLL